From a single Ochotona princeps isolate mOchPri1 chromosome 12, mOchPri1.hap1, whole genome shotgun sequence genomic region:
- the AKAP11 gene encoding A-kinase anchor protein 11 isoform X3, producing MATSQLLRNSHLKTRAPVRKSFSEDVFQSVKSLLHSEKELCSVAAEGHLKQHDHADLPEVTFLGFNEETDAAHIQDLAAVSLELPDLLNSLHFCSLNENEIICMKDINRSSEMNNDPLNQTHHSGMLCVMRVSPTLPRLRIDFIFSLLSKYATGIRYTLDTYLHQKHQLETTDEDEDDDTNQSVSSIEDDFVTAFEHLEEEETSKLYNDGIDIIALKSQCDAASQTISCHHKENHNLRILVSSGQQKPLAKPSTSLMSALEHKELPSMKTSVTTPISEPWIQRSFYRASNASEKGSDGQKTFFSSSPAYSSESECSSPSPVIFLDEEGYQKSLKAKLELPKIPVMKDDIEDSDSEVSEFFDSFDQFDELEQASDTSCLFIKDTAMKKSSQKKGHKHEKSCMNPQKFKFDRPALPANVRKPTPRKPESPYSNLCEAPDSPRPVKASGEDSGLFSPVRTSAFSPLGGCTPAECFCQSDNGGDRIHESHDSIYYTYEDYADSVSYDVLDSVLHTHHSYRISDITKREETKTVVLKHGNRDQHSQSKTESFMIKDSIQKFAADLVEKSLAGAFKDLQKGVSSCTNALCHLAVKLTSSVFQMAFNELRRQRAFSLKERAISGLANFLVSEALSNALKDLQYVKKQMFTNTVARFAADLAEELVFEGIMEVCQFSYPPTPASPQCKSFDFENKVVKSYAKDLSESVLQEAFIELSQVDMTFTTKAAVSVSVDGVKGVRAESLPSAQTFTFSTFTNQGIPGTKPTQDSKKEYTVQQALFCTSGIVTSIPVPLAGSALRPYHTSSAVCQGKTAQSSDGHHSHDSPQTPVPMKRKGEVACLRNVCLPSEHNSPNQSDFKTANDDVEMQSSPKSASEPVIISNFSAAMARTLVNETLESVASFEAAEIVNEYTSDLNKVITEKSPLSHCDPATLQQREVSNKDKFAECLSKSVIKHSIDESKSVTSTRDKNAAGKEGIPIPGEESQLTFQKVPKFLDTQDHLTDCSLSVKKDCVPVQKNPLAHEFSLETLPTCPTMASQKLGLTELAKDKPVKKQNVKNTATESWSFGQESPFPHSHAFSSSVFTCVDGFQVEDKPKIRDRNVIPDTPPSTPLLPSQASSEWDIKKLTKKLKGELAKEFAPATPPSTPHNSSVGNLSENEQNTIEKEEFMLKLMRSLSEEVEGSEDEEQPQVNAKLEHSRKKVQFAEGLATHIISTATEMAASYLDNKITQELEDKRACLDLQSQRSISPTLNCAAEDLQTLYSFAGDMATEVITEAEKIAKAKSYMIFRQRKNSCYLDGDRDYRSEEKLNVETVTHPKEVDSFLLSLPPSSRMSGLTYKYPSCESVTDEYAGHIIQILKKEGGNSELIMDQYANRLAYRSVKSGLQEAAKTAKMKCSTAMFPVQSSQVKTNGELQMLSNKDHHKEIEKRRQNKRNGGYLCKNQTCERMQDTYRSECSELYSFSSSLAHSIARDVRKELAGSTVSLPKSLTKPCLYNRSTCSEGTEHHIEPESPKIPKPSQHPGLCQRTGSTAGHGYGMNVVQAIEQYAKKVVDDTLELSLGSALFPASETTKSADRVTYAQKLSPLMSQACRYCDLKELHDCTGSSSQQFPRQSSFSRRKPISTSKFSNVCQKSKIFHLDVPQIHVNLDKKTLLAEKIVAEAIEKAEKELSNTSVAADSGIGQDGVSFAESLTTEIMTSAMTNIGQAVNCSKEMEDFQSTESFSSQQMNLSIGEDSTGSWSNLSFEDEHQDESSSFHHLSESDGPDDKDEEPEDDIEGLEQEGKTLLITNIDMEPCTVDPQLRIILQWLVASEAEVAELYFHDSAKKEFILLSRQLQEKGWKVGDLLQAVLKYYEGMENTASEERSKSLFDWLMENA from the exons gaTTTAGCTGCCGTTTCTTTGGAACTTCCAGATCTTCTGAATTCACTTCATTTCTGCAGcctcaatgaaaatgaaataatttgtatGAAGGATATAAATAGATCATCAGAAATGAATAATGATCCTCTAAATCAG ACTCATCATTCTGGAATGCTTTGTGTCATGAGAGTGTCACCTACATTACCAAGACTCAGAATTGATTTTATCTTCAGTCTCTTGAGTAAATACGCTACTGGCATAAGATATACCTTGGACACATACTTGCATCAGAAGCACCAACTTGAGACCACtgatgaagatgaagatgatgataCTAACCAGTCTGTATCTTCCATTGAGGATGACTTTGTTACAGCTTTTGAGCACTTAGAAGAAGAAGAGACTTCAAAACTGTATAACGACG gAATAGATATTATTGCATTAAAGAGCCAGTGCGATGCTGCTTCTCAGACTATTTCTTGTCACCACAAAGAAAACCACAATTTAAGGATTCTGGTTAGCTCTGGACAACAGAAGCCATTGGCTAAACCCTCAACTTCCTTAATGAGTGCTCTGGAACATAAAGAACTACCTTCTATGAAAACTTCAGTTACAACACCGATTTCAGAGCCTTGGATCCAGAGAAGTTTCTATAGGGCTTCTAATGCTTCTGAGAAAGGCAGTGACGGACAGAAaacctttttttcctcttctcctgcCTACTCTTCTGAATCAGAGTGCTCGAGCCCGAGTCCTGTGATTTTCTTGGATGAAGAAGGATATCAAAAAAGTTTAAAGGCTAAACTTGAGCTGCCTAAAATTCCTGTGATGAAAGATGATATTGAGGATTCAGACTCAGAAGTCAGTGAATTTTTTGATAGTTTTGATCAGTTTGATGAGCTAGAACAAGCCTCAGATACTTCTTGTCTGTTTATAAAAGATACTGCTATGAAAAAGTCATCACAAAAGAAAGGGCACAAGCATGAGAAATCTTGTATGAATCCCCAAAAATTCAAGTTTGATCGTCCAGCTCTGCCAGCTAATGTTCGAAAGCCTACTCCTCGGAAACCAGAATCCCCATATAGTAACCTGTGTGAGGCTCCTGATTCCCCTCGCCCAGTGAAGGCCTCAGGAGAAGATAGTGGCTTGTTTAGCCCTGTTCGTACCTCTGCTTTTAGTCCTCTTGGAGGCTGTACCCCTGCTGAATGTTTTTGCCAGTCAGATAATGGAGGAGACAGAATTCATGAGAGTCACGATTCCATTTATTACACCTATGAAGATTATGCAGATAGTGTGTCCTATGACGTACTGGACTCAGTTCTTCATACCCATCACAGTTACAGAATATCAGACATTACTAAAAGGGAAGAAACTAAAACTGTCGTTCTTAAGCATGGAAATCGTGACCAGCACAGTCAATCTAAGACTGAATCGTTCATGATTAAAGACAGTATTCAGAAATTTGCAGCTGACCTTGTGGAAAAAAGTTTGGCTGGTGCATTTAAAGACTTGCAGAAAGGAGTTTCTTCATGCACCAATGCATTGTGCCACTTAGCTGTCAAATTGACGTCATCTGTTTTTCAGATGGCATTTAATGAACTGCGAAGACAGCGTGCATTTTCACTTAAAGAACGTGCCATTAGTGGCCTGGCCAATTTTTTGGTGAGTGAAGCTTTGTCCAATGCCTTAAAAGATTTACAGTATGTGAAGAAGCAGATGTTCACAAATACAGTTGCTAGGTTTGCTGCAGATCTTGCTGAAGAGCTTGTTTTTGAAGGTATCATGGAGGTATGTCAGTTTTCTTATCCTCCAACACCTGCATCTCCACAGTGTAAGTCATTTGACTTTGAAAACAAAGTAGTGAAATCCTATGCAAAAGATTTGTCTGAATCTGTACTGCAGGAAGCCTTCATCGAACTCTCCCAAGTGGATATGACCTTCACCACGAAGGCAGCCGTGAGTGTGTCTGTGGACGGTGTCAAGGGTGTGCGTGCAGAAAGCCTGCCATCAGCACAGACCTTCACATTTTCTACTTTTACCAACCAAGGAATTCCGGGAACAAAACCAACACAGGACTCTAAGAAGGAATACACAGTGCAGCAGGCCTTGTTTTGTACTTCTGGAATTGTTACTTCTATACCAGTGCCCTTGGCAGGAAGTGCCCTCCGCCCATATCATACTTCATCTGCAGTGTGTCAGGGAAAGACTGCTCAGTCATCTGATGGGCATCATTCACATGATTCTCCCCAAACACCTGTTCCCATGAAACGCAAAGGAGAAGTAGCTTGTCTCAGAAATGTTTGTTTACCTTCAGAACACAATTCCCCTAACCAAAGTGATTTTAAAACAGCTAATGATGATGTTGAAATGCAGAGTTCTCCAAAATCAGCAAGCGAGCCTGTGATTATTAGTAACTTTTCTGCAGCAATGGCACGCACATTAGTAAATGAAACTTTAGAGTCTGTGGCATCATTTGAAGCTGCAGAAATAGTTAATGAATACACAAGTGATTTAAATAAAGTAATAACGGAAAAATCTCCTTTGTCCCATTGTGATCCGGCAACACTGCAGCAACGTGAAGTCAGCAATAAGGATAAGTTTGCTGAGTGCTTATCTAAATCTGTTATTAAACATTCCATAGACGAAAGTAAATCAGTGACTTCAACTAGAGATAAAAATGCAGCAGGTAAGGAGGGCATACCGATTCCTGGAGAAGAATCACAGTTAACTTTCCAAAAGGTTCCTAAGTTTCTTGACACTCAAGATCACTTAACTGACTGTTCACTTTCAGTAAAAAAGGATTGTGTTCCAGTACAGAAAAATCCGCTAGCTCATGAATTTTCTTTGGAGACACTGCCAACTTGTCCAACCATGGCAAGTCAAAAGCTTGGTTTGACAGAACTCGCTAAGGATAAACCAGTGAAAAAGCAGAACGTGAAGAACACAGCGACTGAGTCCTGGTCTTTTGGACAGGAAAGCCCCTTTCCTCACTCACATGCTTTCTCATCTTCAGTGTTTACCTGTGTAGATGGCTTCCAGGTGGAAGACAAGCCAAAAATTAGAGACAGAAATGTAATACCTGATACTCCTCCATCGACTccactactgccttcccaggccagttcTGAGTGGGATATCAAGAAATTAACCAAAAAGCTCAAGGGTGAATTAGCCAAAGAATTTGCACCTGCTACACCGCCTTCCACACCTCACAACTCATCTGTTGGTAATCTGTCTGAAAATGAGCAAAATACCATAGAGAAAGAAGAGTTCATGTTGAAACTCATGCGGTCTCTTTCAGAAGAAGTTGAAGGTAGTGAAGATGAGGAGCAGCCTCAAGTGAATGCGAAGTTGGAGCACTCAAGGAAGAAAGTTCAGTTTGCAGAAGGATTAGCTACACACATCATTTCAACGGCAACTGAAATGGCAGCTTCCTACTTAGACAATAAAATAACTCAAGAACTCGAGGATAAACGTGCTTGCTTGGATTTGCAGAGTCAAAGAAGCATATCACCTACTTTAAATTGCGCAGCTGAAGATTTGCAAACGCTGTACAGTTTTGCAGGTGACATGGCAACAGAAGTCATTACAGAAGCTGAGAAAATTGCAAAAGCTAAAAGTTACATGATTTTTAGGCAGAGGAAGAACAGTTGTTATCTTGATGGTGACCGAGATTATCGATCAGAAGAGAAGTTAAATGTGGAGACGGTGACACACCCGAAAGAAGTGGACtcgtttcttctttctttaccaCCAAGTTCTCGTATGTCAGGGCTGACGTATAAGTATCCCAGCTGTGAAAGTGTGACAGATGAATACGCAGGTCACATTATACAAATCCTAAAAAAGGAAGGTGGTAATAGTGAGTTAATAATGGATCAGTATGCCAATAGACTTGCCTATCGATCTGTGAAGTCAGGATTACAAGAAGCAGCTAAGACAGCCAAAATGAAGTGCAGCACAGCCATGTTCCCTGTGCAGAGCTCACAGGTGAAGACCAACGGTGAACTgcaaatgctttcaaataaagaccaccacaaagaaatagagaaaagaagacaaaataaaagaaatggaggTTACCTTTGTAAAAATCAAACTTGTGAAAGGATGCAGGACACATATAGAAGTGAATGCTCTGAACTGTATAGTTTTTCGAGCTCTCTTGCTCATAGTATAGCGAGAGACGTTAGAAAAGAACTGGCAGGATCTACAGTTAGCTTGCCAAAATCTTTAACAAAGCCTTGCCTTTATAATAGGTCAACTTGTAGTGAAGGCACTGAGCATCACATTGAACCAGAATCTCCCAAAATTCCTAAGCCTTCTCAACATCCTGGGCTTTGCCAAAGAACAGGCAGCACAGCTGGACATGGTTATGGAATGAATGTTGTTCAGGCTATAGAACAGTATGCTAAAAAGGTTGTGGATGACACTTTGGAGCTAAGTTTAGGATCTGCACTTTTCCCAGCGTCTGAGACCACAAAATCAGCAGATAGGGTCACTTATGCTCAAAAGTTGTCACCACTTATGAGCCAGGCTTGCAGGTACTGTGACCTTAAAGAACTCCATGATTGCACCGGAAGCTCATCTCAGCAGTTTCCCAGACAGAGTTCATTTTCTCGCAGGAAGCCCATTTCAACTTCAAAATTCAGCAATGTCTGTCAGAAATCTAAAATTTTTCATCTTGATGTCCCTCAAATTCACGTTAACCTTGATAAGAAGACATTGCTTGCTGAGAAGATAGTTGCTGAAGctattgaaaaagcagagaaagagctgAGCAATACCAGTGTGGCAGCTGATAGTGGAATTGGGCAAGACGGTGTTAGCTTTGCGGAAAGCCTGACAACAGAAATAATGACTTCAGCTATGACAAACATTGGCCAGGCTGTGAACTG TTCAAAAGAAATGGAAGACTTTCAGTCAACTGAGTCTTTTAGTAGCCAGCAGATGAATCTCAGTATTGGTGAAGACAGCACTGGCAGCTGGTCCAATTTAAGTTTTGAAGATGAACACCAAGACGAGAGCAGCAGTTTTCATCATCTGAGTGAAAG TGATGGGCCAGATGATAAAGATGAGGAGCCTGAGGACGATATAGAAG GCTTGGAACAAGAAGGAAAGACTTTGCTGATCACGAATATTGACATGGAGCCATGCACAGTAGACCCCCAGTTAAGGATTATTCTTCAATGGCTTGTTGCCTCTGAGGCTGAAGTTGCAGAACTTTATTTTCATGACTCTGCAAAGAAGGAGTTTATACTA CTTTCCAGACAATTACAAGAAAAAGGATGGAAAGTGGGAGACCTTCTGCAGGCTGTGCTGAAGTATTACGAAGGGATGGAAAACACTGCCAGTGAGGAGAGAAGCAAGTCACTGTTTGACTGGCTCATGGAAAATGCCTAG
- the AKAP11 gene encoding A-kinase anchor protein 11 isoform X2: MATSQLLRNSHLKTRAPVRKSFSEDVFQSVKSLLHSEKELCSVAAEGHLKQHDHADLPEVTFLGFNEETDAAHIQDLAAVSLELPDLLNSLHFCSLNENEIICMKDINRSSEMNNDPLNQTHHSGMLCVMRVSPTLPRLRIDFIFSLLSKYATGIRYTLDTYLHQKHQLETTDEDEDDDTNQSVSSIEDDFVTAFEHLEEEETSKLYNDGIDIIALKSQCDAASQTISCHHKENHNLRILVSSGQQKPLAKPSTSLMSALEHKELPSMKTSVTTPISEPWIQRSFYRASNASEKGSDGQKTFFSSSPAYSSESECSSPSPVIFLDEEGYQKSLKAKLELPKIPVMKDDIEDSDSEVSEFFDSFDQFDELEQASDTSCLFIKDTAMKKSSQKKGHKHEKSCMNPQKFKFDRPALPANVRKPTPRKPESPYSNLCEAPDSPRPVKASGEDSGLFSPVRTSAFSPLGGCTPAECFCQSDNGGDRIHESHDSIYYTYEDYADSVSYDVLDSVLHTHHSYRISDITKREETKTVVLKHGNRDQHSQSKTESFMIKDSIQKFAADLVEKSLAGAFKDLQKGVSSCTNALCHLAVKLTSSVFQMAFNELRRQRAFSLKERAISGLANFLVSEALSNALKDLQYVKKQMFTNTVARFAADLAEELVFEGIMEVCQFSYPPTPASPQCKSFDFENKVVKSYAKDLSESVLQEAFIELSQVDMTFTTKAAVSVSVDGVKGVRAESLPSAQTFTFSTFTNQGIPGTKPTQDSKKEYTVQQALFCTSGIVTSIPVPLAGSALRPYHTSSAVCQGKTAQSSDGHHSHDSPQTPVPMKRKGEVACLRNVCLPSEHNSPNQSDFKTANDDVEMQSSPKSASEPVIISNFSAAMARTLVNETLESVASFEAAEIVNEYTSDLNKVITEKSPLSHCDPATLQQREVSNKDKFAECLSKSVIKHSIDESKSVTSTRDKNAAGKEGIPIPGEESQLTFQKVPKFLDTQDHLTDCSLSVKKDCVPVQKNPLAHEFSLETLPTCPTMASQKLGLTELAKDKPVKKQNVKNTATESWSFGQESPFPHSHAFSSSVFTCVDGFQVEDKPKIRDRNVIPDTPPSTPLLPSQASSEWDIKKLTKKLKGELAKEFAPATPPSTPHNSSVGNLSENEQNTIEKEEFMLKLMRSLSEEVEGSEDEEQPQVNAKLEHSRKKVQFAEGLATHIISTATEMAASYLDNKITQELEDKRACLDLQSQRSISPTLNCAAEDLQTLYSFAGDMATEVITEAEKIAKAKSYMIFRQRKNSCYLDGDRDYRSEEKLNVETVTHPKEVDSFLLSLPPSSRMSGLTYKYPSCESVTDEYAGHIIQILKKEGGNSELIMDQYANRLAYRSVKSGLQEAAKTAKMKCSTAMFPVQSSQVKTNGELQMLSNKDHHKEIEKRRQNKRNGGYLCKNQTCERMQDTYRSECSELYSFSSSLAHSIARDVRKELAGSTVSLPKSLTKPCLYNRSTCSEGTEHHIEPESPKIPKPSQHPGLCQRTGSTAGHGYGMNVVQAIEQYAKKVVDDTLELSLGSALFPASETTKSADRVTYAQKLSPLMSQACRYCDLKELHDCTGSSSQQFPRQSSFSRRKPISTSKFSNVCQKSKIFHLDVPQIHVNLDKKTLLAEKIVAEAIEKAEKELSNTSVAADSGIGQDGVSFAESLTTEIMTSAMTNIGQAVNCSKEMEDFQSTESFSSQQMNLSIGEDSTGSWSNLSFEDEHQDESSSFHHLSESNGNSSSWSSLGLEGDLYEDNLSFPTSDSDGPDDKDEEPEDDIEGLEQEGKTLLITNIDMEPCTVDPQLRIILQWLVASEAEVAELYFHDSAKKEFILLSRQLQEKGWKVGDLLQAVLKYYEGMENTASEERSKSLFDWLMENA; the protein is encoded by the exons gaTTTAGCTGCCGTTTCTTTGGAACTTCCAGATCTTCTGAATTCACTTCATTTCTGCAGcctcaatgaaaatgaaataatttgtatGAAGGATATAAATAGATCATCAGAAATGAATAATGATCCTCTAAATCAG ACTCATCATTCTGGAATGCTTTGTGTCATGAGAGTGTCACCTACATTACCAAGACTCAGAATTGATTTTATCTTCAGTCTCTTGAGTAAATACGCTACTGGCATAAGATATACCTTGGACACATACTTGCATCAGAAGCACCAACTTGAGACCACtgatgaagatgaagatgatgataCTAACCAGTCTGTATCTTCCATTGAGGATGACTTTGTTACAGCTTTTGAGCACTTAGAAGAAGAAGAGACTTCAAAACTGTATAACGACG gAATAGATATTATTGCATTAAAGAGCCAGTGCGATGCTGCTTCTCAGACTATTTCTTGTCACCACAAAGAAAACCACAATTTAAGGATTCTGGTTAGCTCTGGACAACAGAAGCCATTGGCTAAACCCTCAACTTCCTTAATGAGTGCTCTGGAACATAAAGAACTACCTTCTATGAAAACTTCAGTTACAACACCGATTTCAGAGCCTTGGATCCAGAGAAGTTTCTATAGGGCTTCTAATGCTTCTGAGAAAGGCAGTGACGGACAGAAaacctttttttcctcttctcctgcCTACTCTTCTGAATCAGAGTGCTCGAGCCCGAGTCCTGTGATTTTCTTGGATGAAGAAGGATATCAAAAAAGTTTAAAGGCTAAACTTGAGCTGCCTAAAATTCCTGTGATGAAAGATGATATTGAGGATTCAGACTCAGAAGTCAGTGAATTTTTTGATAGTTTTGATCAGTTTGATGAGCTAGAACAAGCCTCAGATACTTCTTGTCTGTTTATAAAAGATACTGCTATGAAAAAGTCATCACAAAAGAAAGGGCACAAGCATGAGAAATCTTGTATGAATCCCCAAAAATTCAAGTTTGATCGTCCAGCTCTGCCAGCTAATGTTCGAAAGCCTACTCCTCGGAAACCAGAATCCCCATATAGTAACCTGTGTGAGGCTCCTGATTCCCCTCGCCCAGTGAAGGCCTCAGGAGAAGATAGTGGCTTGTTTAGCCCTGTTCGTACCTCTGCTTTTAGTCCTCTTGGAGGCTGTACCCCTGCTGAATGTTTTTGCCAGTCAGATAATGGAGGAGACAGAATTCATGAGAGTCACGATTCCATTTATTACACCTATGAAGATTATGCAGATAGTGTGTCCTATGACGTACTGGACTCAGTTCTTCATACCCATCACAGTTACAGAATATCAGACATTACTAAAAGGGAAGAAACTAAAACTGTCGTTCTTAAGCATGGAAATCGTGACCAGCACAGTCAATCTAAGACTGAATCGTTCATGATTAAAGACAGTATTCAGAAATTTGCAGCTGACCTTGTGGAAAAAAGTTTGGCTGGTGCATTTAAAGACTTGCAGAAAGGAGTTTCTTCATGCACCAATGCATTGTGCCACTTAGCTGTCAAATTGACGTCATCTGTTTTTCAGATGGCATTTAATGAACTGCGAAGACAGCGTGCATTTTCACTTAAAGAACGTGCCATTAGTGGCCTGGCCAATTTTTTGGTGAGTGAAGCTTTGTCCAATGCCTTAAAAGATTTACAGTATGTGAAGAAGCAGATGTTCACAAATACAGTTGCTAGGTTTGCTGCAGATCTTGCTGAAGAGCTTGTTTTTGAAGGTATCATGGAGGTATGTCAGTTTTCTTATCCTCCAACACCTGCATCTCCACAGTGTAAGTCATTTGACTTTGAAAACAAAGTAGTGAAATCCTATGCAAAAGATTTGTCTGAATCTGTACTGCAGGAAGCCTTCATCGAACTCTCCCAAGTGGATATGACCTTCACCACGAAGGCAGCCGTGAGTGTGTCTGTGGACGGTGTCAAGGGTGTGCGTGCAGAAAGCCTGCCATCAGCACAGACCTTCACATTTTCTACTTTTACCAACCAAGGAATTCCGGGAACAAAACCAACACAGGACTCTAAGAAGGAATACACAGTGCAGCAGGCCTTGTTTTGTACTTCTGGAATTGTTACTTCTATACCAGTGCCCTTGGCAGGAAGTGCCCTCCGCCCATATCATACTTCATCTGCAGTGTGTCAGGGAAAGACTGCTCAGTCATCTGATGGGCATCATTCACATGATTCTCCCCAAACACCTGTTCCCATGAAACGCAAAGGAGAAGTAGCTTGTCTCAGAAATGTTTGTTTACCTTCAGAACACAATTCCCCTAACCAAAGTGATTTTAAAACAGCTAATGATGATGTTGAAATGCAGAGTTCTCCAAAATCAGCAAGCGAGCCTGTGATTATTAGTAACTTTTCTGCAGCAATGGCACGCACATTAGTAAATGAAACTTTAGAGTCTGTGGCATCATTTGAAGCTGCAGAAATAGTTAATGAATACACAAGTGATTTAAATAAAGTAATAACGGAAAAATCTCCTTTGTCCCATTGTGATCCGGCAACACTGCAGCAACGTGAAGTCAGCAATAAGGATAAGTTTGCTGAGTGCTTATCTAAATCTGTTATTAAACATTCCATAGACGAAAGTAAATCAGTGACTTCAACTAGAGATAAAAATGCAGCAGGTAAGGAGGGCATACCGATTCCTGGAGAAGAATCACAGTTAACTTTCCAAAAGGTTCCTAAGTTTCTTGACACTCAAGATCACTTAACTGACTGTTCACTTTCAGTAAAAAAGGATTGTGTTCCAGTACAGAAAAATCCGCTAGCTCATGAATTTTCTTTGGAGACACTGCCAACTTGTCCAACCATGGCAAGTCAAAAGCTTGGTTTGACAGAACTCGCTAAGGATAAACCAGTGAAAAAGCAGAACGTGAAGAACACAGCGACTGAGTCCTGGTCTTTTGGACAGGAAAGCCCCTTTCCTCACTCACATGCTTTCTCATCTTCAGTGTTTACCTGTGTAGATGGCTTCCAGGTGGAAGACAAGCCAAAAATTAGAGACAGAAATGTAATACCTGATACTCCTCCATCGACTccactactgccttcccaggccagttcTGAGTGGGATATCAAGAAATTAACCAAAAAGCTCAAGGGTGAATTAGCCAAAGAATTTGCACCTGCTACACCGCCTTCCACACCTCACAACTCATCTGTTGGTAATCTGTCTGAAAATGAGCAAAATACCATAGAGAAAGAAGAGTTCATGTTGAAACTCATGCGGTCTCTTTCAGAAGAAGTTGAAGGTAGTGAAGATGAGGAGCAGCCTCAAGTGAATGCGAAGTTGGAGCACTCAAGGAAGAAAGTTCAGTTTGCAGAAGGATTAGCTACACACATCATTTCAACGGCAACTGAAATGGCAGCTTCCTACTTAGACAATAAAATAACTCAAGAACTCGAGGATAAACGTGCTTGCTTGGATTTGCAGAGTCAAAGAAGCATATCACCTACTTTAAATTGCGCAGCTGAAGATTTGCAAACGCTGTACAGTTTTGCAGGTGACATGGCAACAGAAGTCATTACAGAAGCTGAGAAAATTGCAAAAGCTAAAAGTTACATGATTTTTAGGCAGAGGAAGAACAGTTGTTATCTTGATGGTGACCGAGATTATCGATCAGAAGAGAAGTTAAATGTGGAGACGGTGACACACCCGAAAGAAGTGGACtcgtttcttctttctttaccaCCAAGTTCTCGTATGTCAGGGCTGACGTATAAGTATCCCAGCTGTGAAAGTGTGACAGATGAATACGCAGGTCACATTATACAAATCCTAAAAAAGGAAGGTGGTAATAGTGAGTTAATAATGGATCAGTATGCCAATAGACTTGCCTATCGATCTGTGAAGTCAGGATTACAAGAAGCAGCTAAGACAGCCAAAATGAAGTGCAGCACAGCCATGTTCCCTGTGCAGAGCTCACAGGTGAAGACCAACGGTGAACTgcaaatgctttcaaataaagaccaccacaaagaaatagagaaaagaagacaaaataaaagaaatggaggTTACCTTTGTAAAAATCAAACTTGTGAAAGGATGCAGGACACATATAGAAGTGAATGCTCTGAACTGTATAGTTTTTCGAGCTCTCTTGCTCATAGTATAGCGAGAGACGTTAGAAAAGAACTGGCAGGATCTACAGTTAGCTTGCCAAAATCTTTAACAAAGCCTTGCCTTTATAATAGGTCAACTTGTAGTGAAGGCACTGAGCATCACATTGAACCAGAATCTCCCAAAATTCCTAAGCCTTCTCAACATCCTGGGCTTTGCCAAAGAACAGGCAGCACAGCTGGACATGGTTATGGAATGAATGTTGTTCAGGCTATAGAACAGTATGCTAAAAAGGTTGTGGATGACACTTTGGAGCTAAGTTTAGGATCTGCACTTTTCCCAGCGTCTGAGACCACAAAATCAGCAGATAGGGTCACTTATGCTCAAAAGTTGTCACCACTTATGAGCCAGGCTTGCAGGTACTGTGACCTTAAAGAACTCCATGATTGCACCGGAAGCTCATCTCAGCAGTTTCCCAGACAGAGTTCATTTTCTCGCAGGAAGCCCATTTCAACTTCAAAATTCAGCAATGTCTGTCAGAAATCTAAAATTTTTCATCTTGATGTCCCTCAAATTCACGTTAACCTTGATAAGAAGACATTGCTTGCTGAGAAGATAGTTGCTGAAGctattgaaaaagcagagaaagagctgAGCAATACCAGTGTGGCAGCTGATAGTGGAATTGGGCAAGACGGTGTTAGCTTTGCGGAAAGCCTGACAACAGAAATAATGACTTCAGCTATGACAAACATTGGCCAGGCTGTGAACTG TTCAAAAGAAATGGAAGACTTTCAGTCAACTGAGTCTTTTAGTAGCCAGCAGATGAATCTCAGTATTGGTGAAGACAGCACTGGCAGCTGGTCCAATTTAAGTTTTGAAGATGAACACCAAGACGAGAGCAGCAGTTTTCATCATCTGAGTGAAAG TAATGGTAACAGCAGTAGCTGGAGCAGTCTTGGTTTAGAAGGAGATTTGTATGAGGACAATTTATCCTTTCCAACATCAGACAG TGATGGGCCAGATGATAAAGATGAGGAGCCTGAGGACGATATAGAAG GCTTGGAACAAGAAGGAAAGACTTTGCTGATCACGAATATTGACATGGAGCCATGCACAGTAGACCCCCAGTTAAGGATTATTCTTCAATGGCTTGTTGCCTCTGAGGCTGAAGTTGCAGAACTTTATTTTCATGACTCTGCAAAGAAGGAGTTTATACTA CTTTCCAGACAATTACAAGAAAAAGGATGGAAAGTGGGAGACCTTCTGCAGGCTGTGCTGAAGTATTACGAAGGGATGGAAAACACTGCCAGTGAGGAGAGAAGCAAGTCACTGTTTGACTGGCTCATGGAAAATGCCTAG